The genomic DNA TTTATATCCCCAATACGTCCAGCAACCCGCTAAACGATGGAAAACTTCCTGTGCAGATGCCTCTCCACCGAAACGATCTTCTGCTTTTAAAGAAGAAAGTTTTTCAGTGTCTGGTTCAGAGCGCTGTAACCATTCTGGAATGCCTTTTTCATCTACTTTTTTTAAGTATTTTGGCACTCCTTTGCGTCTGAAATACTTCTGGGCAAGAATATCTACTGCAACTTGAGACCATTGGTCCGGAACAAGAATGTCCTTAGCTTCGAAAACAACGGATCCGTCAGGGTTAGAGATCTTAGAATTCCTCTTAACCCAGTTTAAGTCCTTAGAAAATCCCTTCTCAGGTGAAGTGAAATGTTTATTTAGCTTCATAGCGCTCTCCTTATGAAACTCCGGCAAAATATAGTGCGTTTTTGGATTATGTCACGCTACTATAGCTTTCAAATTTCCCCATAGTACTTTTTCCAAAAGCTGTTCGGTTTTTACCGGAAAATTGTATTTAGATCTGATCAGAAAATACCTATGTCTCGAAGATTTTTCATTGCCAGCCTGCCTCATTTCTAAAAACTGGATTCTGCTACCAGACACTCCCCTTTAGCTCAGTCGGTAGAGCAAGTGACTGTTAATCACTGGGTCGCAGGTTCGAGCCCTGCAGGGGGAGCCAATCTTTTTCTTTCCTTCCAATCTTACCAAATTTCGGTAAATTTTCGATCTTCTTAATAGACCCCTAAGACCTACATTTGTTTAGTCTTTTTGATATAATTTCCGTTATTTTATCCAAAATTTAATCGTGAAAAGCAACGGTATTTTATTTGCAAATGAAGGTTAGGGCGACTCTTCGCTAACGCTCAGACCGCGCTTCTTCGGGTTCGCGCTCCTGCGCTCATCCGGGCAAGCCCGGACTGAAAAGCCCTACGAATCTCTGTCGCGGCCTTTTATTTCGAAATCCCTTAGCGATCTTTGCGCCTTTGCGTGATCCAAGATTTGTTCGATGTGTTTTCACGCGAGGCCGCTAAGAATAGAAGATTCCACTGAAAAAAGAGCGATATTTCCTCCAAAAACGCCCTTTTTCCTGGTGATTTCGCATAATAAATGTATTGTTAATCGAAATCAGGACATTCTGCGAAAATCCCTTTATATAACAACTGGTCGAATATAAAAATCTCCCTTATATAAGGGTCTGATAAGAATTTTTCCATTCATCATACCTAGATACACTTTCATCCCAAACTCATTGCACATACGTACAAATACTTATACTTTCTAAGTATGTCGCGAAAAATAGCACTGGTTGCCATATCCATTCTTATCTTAAGCTTATTTGTTCTTTTGGTGATCCCATCCTCTTCCAAGGACACTGAGGCCGCTCATTCTCATTCGCCAAAAAGCGGTTTTTCAGAAAGATTCTCTTCTTTATCTAATTTTTTGGGCCTTAACTCCTCTTCTTCCAATGATGAAGAAGGACTTATACCGGCTTCTCTTTTGAGAAATGAAACCCCTGACAATTTATACTGGGTAGCTGTAGCAACTCCAAGAGATGCAGCGGAAATGAAAGCCCAGAATGAGCTAAGAGAAGATTGGGCAGCTCTTTACGGAAAGATTTACTCCAATAAAGCAACTCGCAAAGAGATAGATGAGTATTTCACAGCTCAAATCAAACTACATGAAGATCAATTAGAACTATTGAAGATCATGGAGGATCGATATCCGGAACGTTTAAACGACGATTCGAGAAGGATGATCCTGGCCGGTAAGGAACTATATGCTAAAAAGTTAAAAAACGTAAAAGACGAATATGAAAAACACATAAACCAAAAATAGATTTGGAGAGAATTATGAATTATCGGTCAGTACGAAGGTCTGTATTCAGCTTCGTAGTATGTACGATGTTTTTCGCAGGAAGTGCATCCGTATTTGCGGATCCTTATTGGGGAACATTCAAGAAGGATAGCTGTACGTCAATTTTCCCAGGAAAACGTCAGTATTCAGCAATCCTTTACGGGATCCCTTCGGGCCAGAGCTGGGAAACTACCTGCGCGAATATGGGAGCAACCATTAACGGCCAAGTATTTACTAAGCCTAGTCGTTGTAAGAACACCGGTTTGAATATGTGGGGAGAATTCGATGTACTCGATGACTCTTGCGAGGCAAACTGGTCTGCTACAGACGATGGCGGAGCTTATAACTGGACTCATAAGAATGATGGTTGCCAAACCTCTGGAACGTATGCGGGCAAAAGAAAATATTCTTCCCGTATTTGGAACGTAGTAGGGATCACTTGGGAAGCAGCTTGTGCTCAATTGCCTATTACTATCGCGGGTAAAACTTATACAACCCCAACAAAATGTGTGAATACCAGCACCACAGGAATGTGGGGAGAATGGTATGTTGCAGATTCAAGTTGTGAGTCCGCTCCAAAAGCATATGCAAGAGGTGCTCAAGATTCTCTCAAAAGAACAGGAACTCTTTCCGGTTATGTGGATCTTCATACTCACCCAATGGCTCACCTAGGTTTCGGAGGAGTGATCTTCCACGGTGCTCCTTATGGAGAACCGGCAACTGCACTCGCAGATTGCCCTAGTATGTCTAACGAAGGCCACTCTGCAGGACACTCCAGAGTAGAAGCAATCGTTCAAGACGATATTATTGGAGCTCTACTTTCTACAGCAAAACATGATAATAGAGGATACGCAAGTTTCCCTTATTGGCCTGCAAACAATAGCTACACTCACCAAACAATGTATTATGAGTGGATCAAACGTGCCTACGAAGGTGGTTTGAGAACTATGGTTGTCCTTGCTGTAAACGGTGATTATATGTTCGGAGCAACTGATAACGGTCTTCCGGATATTATCAAAGGTATCGCAATCGCAACTGATCCGGTTTATGATCTAAACGACATGAACACTTTACGTCGTCAGACCCAAGCTGTATATGATATGCAAACTTGGATCGATCAGAAGAGTGGTGGAGCGGGACTTGGATGGTTCCGTATCGTAAAATCTCCTTCAGAAGCACAAAGTGTAATCGCTGCCGGTAAACTCGCAGTGGTTTTAGGTGCAGAAGTAGATTACCTAGTAGATTGTACAACCACAACTTGTACTGACTCTATGATCACTCAAGGTGTTCAAGCAATGTATGACGCAGGTTTACGTTATATCTTCCCAATTCACTTGAAAACCAACGGATTCGGTGGAGCAGGTCTCTATAATATCCTTGGAAGTGGAACTAAGTATGATTGTAAACATTACGGACAAGACTGTAACGTTGCAGGTTTAACTTCTTACGGACCTAAGATCATGAAAGCCCTAATGCAAAAAGGGATGATCATTGATGTGGGTCATATGTCCGCAAGATCCTTGGAAGGAGCTCTGACTTACGCAGAACAACAAGCTTATCCGGGTATTGTTACCGGTCACACAGGTGTATACGATATGGCGAACAAAGGAAATCGTCATGAGGCGAACCCAACAGGTGCCGCCCTCAAACGTATCATTGCACTCGGTGGAATGATCGGACTAATCCCAGGACAAGGAAATCTGGATGAAGTAGGAGAGTGGAGACAAAACTCTGATGGTTCTTATATCTCCCATGCTTGCGGAGGAACCACCCAGACATTTGCACAATCCTATCAGTATCTTAGAAATCTGATCGGAGACCAAGCTTATGACGGAAGAATTTCTGTCGGAACCGACTTTAACGGATTCGCTCATATGCCTGGACCTCGTTATGGAACTCGTGCATGTCCAGGAGGAGTGTCTACAATCGCTCAACCTGATTCTGCTAAAGTAGGATATCCATTTGCTCCGGATGCTTCCATTAGAAAAGCTGCAACTCTTTCAGCTCTTCCTTCTCTTGGAAAATATACATTCGGGAACAGGACTTTCGACTTTAATACGGAAGGAGCTTCCCATATTGGGCTTATGCCTGACTTCTTTGAAGATTTAAGACAGCAAGGACTCAAACGTTCCGATCTGGAACCGGTTTATCGTTCTGCTGACTTCTTCACTACTATGTGGCAGAATGCGGTCACAAGAGGTGCAAGCATCCAATAAAGAAATCTAACGAAATAGATTTTTCTTAAGCCCGCCAAACCCTGCGGGCTTTTTTTTAACCTAACATATCTTTTAGAGTATTATAATTTGATCTAGATAAGGCAACTTCTGCGGAATCGCCCAGAAGGACTTTAAAATGATTTCCTTTGCCGTGTAGGATCTTTTTTACTTCGGAAAGATTAATTATAAAAGATCTATGAGAACGGAAAAAATCAGAATTCAATTCAGCTAGAACAGATTCCATTGTTTTACGTATCAGTTCTTTGCGACCTGACTTAAGATGAATCTCAGTAAAATTGCCAGAGGCCTCTAAATATAGAATATCCTGAAAACGGATCACTTCTATCATTCCGTCTTTTTTTAAGGAAATACTATTCTTACGCATAGAATCCGCCTTAGAAGCGGAGGCAGACTTCATACGATCTATGGCTGCTATAAATCTTTCTCTAGTGAATGGTTTGGCCACAAAATCCAAAACACCAAAATCAAATGCGCTTACCGCATTTTGTTTATCAGAAGAGATCACGATCGTATAGAATGAATCTTTTTCAGGAAGTTTTAATATTTCATAACCTGATTGCCCCTTTAGATTAATATCCAAGAGAAGAAGGTCGATTGGATTTTCTTTAATACTATAGAGTGCAGGAGTCAATTCATCGAATGTTTTGAGAGATACTAGGCTTTTTCCGAATGCTTCTCTACAATAATGCTGGATGGTTCTTGCCATCAGCTTATCATCCTCAACTAGAACAGCTCTCACCATGCTTAGCGAGTTCTATAAAAAATTCTTAAATGGTCAATCTGAAATTTTCATTCTAGAAAATAGAAGTGTGAATGTTGCTCCTTGTCCAGGTTTACTTTCCAAACTGATCTTTGCATTCAATAGTTCTACCAATCTATGAACCGCATAAAGTCCCACACCGCTAGAAGGTTCATTGCCTGTAGGTTTTGCAGAGAGTCTAGTGAATCTGGAGAATAAAAGTTTTTTATCTTCATCGGTGAATCCTTTTCCTTCGTCCCTGATCTGGATCTGTATGAAGTCACCCTGATCTTTGATCAATTTAGAATGAATGAATATAGAACCTCCCGGAGGAGAATATTTCACCGCATTTGAAACCAAATTATCTAGAATACTAGCTACTGCTTTTCTATCCGATCGGATCTTTAGATCTTCTTTATCGAATTGGGTATGAAATTGAATACGTTTTAGAGAAGCCTGGTAGTCGAAGTTTTGGATCGTAGATTTAATATAAGAATTAATATTAAAAATATCATAATCTATTTTAATATTCTCAAAGCCGGAAGCAGCAATTCCCACAAGATCGTCGATATGTCCTAAAATTTTTCTAGAAGAACTTTCTATATCGGTAAGGATCTCTTTTTTTTCCTTATCCGAAAAAGATTTCAGATTTTTTCGTAGGATCGTGCTAATACTCATGATCCCAGACAGTGGACTTTTTAGATCATGAACCGCGATACTGATCATATCACTTTTATTTGTATCTTCTTCCCTTAATCTTTCGTTCAAACGAATGATCCTTTGGGTTTTGAGATACGTATTCGCCAAAGTTAAGAAGGATACACGATCGAAAATTAAAATCAAAAATAAGGTCACGAGAGGGTTTTGCAAAAGTACAGGCTCTCTATTCCCGCTATAATAGATAAAACCGTATAGGATTGCATAATTGATCGTGTAAATAAAATACTTGGTATGATCCGGAAATCTAAACATGATCGCAACACTGAACATCGCAGTGGAAAAAAGTGAGATCTCAGGAAGTCTAGGGAATACCACAACTGTGATACAAGTCCCGGTCAGGGAAAGAAGAAGCACCCCGATCCTACAAAACAATTTGATCCGATCCAGATCCGCTCTATGCAAACGGCCGGAATTCAAAAGTACGTTCATTGTAAGAAAAACTGCATAGAAGACCAGATCGAATAGGACAAATGAATTGTCCTTAGCATCCGAAAATGCATCGACTAGATCATAGAATGCAAAAGGTAAAATGATGACAGGAAGGATTAGATACACATACCTGAGTACGATCAGAATTTCAAGATACGCGTTCCTTGTGAATACCGGAGCAAAGTTTACGGAAGAAAGTATCTTTGCCTTTCTATACTGCCTGAGTGCAAAACGATAATTGAGCCCAAAAAGAAATCGAAGTAACGCCTGCATATTTCCAAATTTATCCCTTTCCCTTTTAAAAAACTCCCTTTTTTGTCCAATCATTCGATTTAGGAAAACTAGTGAAAAAACTTTGTCAAAAAGATGAATTAGAAAAGCCATAAATTCCAGAAAAAAGAATGTACTCATCTCCAAGAATACAAGCAATTATCATAGTACGACCTGTTCTAGTTTATAATTTTATGACTTAAGTACCGATTTTTATTCTTCTTTTGCTTTGCAAAAATTACTAGAGCATGTTTCCGAATATTTATAATATTTTTCTAATAAATAGTTACAAAGAATTTGCATAAAGGATCGAAATGTAATATACTGTTCGCCCGATGCTATCTAAGAAAAACGCATTACTGGTTTCTTCTGCTTTTGCTCTAGTTGTTCTTATTTTTATTTTTACAAGAAGCCAGGATGGAGCCGCTCAATCCTCTTCCAAAAATATTTTTTCAGAAGGGCTCTCTATCTTTTCCGGATTTATCAGTTCGGGAACTTCTTCTACCCATAACGAAGATAACGCAGTTGTATCTGCTTCCTTATTAAAGAGTGAAACTCCTGATAATCTATACTGGGTAGCTGTTGCTACTCCCCAAGACGCAGGAGAGAAAAAAGCACAGGAAGAACTTTTAGAAAGTTGGGCCACATTGTACGGAAAAATTTATTCCGGAAAAGCAACCCGCAAAGAAATCGATGAATATTATAAAGCACAGATAAAACTCCAGGAAGACCAACTGGAACTATTGCGCTTGATGGAAGAAAGATATCCAGAGCGCCTTGATGACGAAAAACGCAGAATGATCCTAGCCGGCAAAGAACTGTACGGCCAAAAGCTGAAAAACGTAACCGAAGAATACAAAAAACATATAAATCAGTAAGTAGGGAGAGAAACGTATGAAAACTCGGCTTTTACGAGGTCGTGCGTTAGGTGTCGTATTCCTAGCTGTTTTTGCTACGAGCACGTCCGTTTTCGGCGATCCATATTGGGGAACATTTAAGAAGGATGGTTGCACTGCAATTTTTCCTGGGAAACGTCAATATTCAGCAATCCTTTATGGGATTCCATCAGGACAGAGTTGGGAAACGACCTGTGCCAATATGGGAGCAACCATTAATGGCCAAGTATTTACTAAGCCAAGTCGTTGCAAAAACACCGGATTCAATATGTGGGGAGAATTCGATCTAATCGAAGATTCTTGCGAAGCAAACTGGGCTGCAACAGATGATGGTGGCGGTTATAACTGGACTCATAAGAATGATGGTTGCCAATCCTCAGGTACTTACGCGGGCAAAAGAAAATATTCTTCCCGTATATGGAACGTAGTAGGAATAAGTTGGGAAGAAGCCTGTGCTAAATTGCCTCTTACCATCGCAGGTAAAACATATACAACTCCTCATCGTTGCGTGAACACTGGTGGAGCCACAGGAATGTGGGGAGAATGGTATGTTGCAGATTCAAGTTGTGAATCTGCTCCACAAGCTTATAATCGAGGAGCTAACGATTCTCTCAAGAGAAGTGGGACTCTTTCAGGCTATGTGGATCTTCATACTCACCCAATGGCAAATTTAGGTTTTGGTGGAGTAATCTTTCATGGATCTCCATTTGGACCGGCGGCAACTGCACTCGCAGACTGTCCGAGTACTTCGGACGAAGGACATTCTGCAGGACACTCTAGGGTAGAAGCAATCGTTCAAGATGATATTATCGGAGCCTTATTAGGAACGGCTCGTCATGATAATAGAGGATATGCAGGCTTCCCTTATTGGCCTGCGAACAATAGTTACACTCACCAAACAATGTATTATGAATGGATCAAACGCGCTTATGAAGGCGGGATGAGAGCCATGGTAGTACTCGCAGTAAATGGTGATTATATGTTTGGAGCTACAGATAACGGACTTCCAGACATCATTAAAGGAATAGCGATCGCTACCGATCCGGTTTATGACTTAAATGATATGAACACTTTGCGTCGACAAACCCAAGCAGTGTATGATATGCAAGCTTGGATCGATTCACAAAGTGGCGGTCCAGGACAAGGTTGGTTCCGTATCGTAAAAACTCCTGCGGAAGCACAAAGTGTGATTTCCGGCGGTAAACTTGCAGTAGTCTTAGGTGCTGAAGTAGACTATCTAGTAGATTGTACAGGAAGTAACTGTAACGATTCTATGATCACACAAGGTGTACAAGAATTGTATGATCTGGGATTACGTTATGTGTTCCCGATCCACTTAAAAACCAACGGATTCGGTGGAGCAGGTCTATACAATATCCTTGGAAGTGGAACTAAGTATGATTGTAAACACTACGGACAGGATTGTAATACCGCAGGTTTAACCACTTATGGACAAAAAGTCCTGAGAGAATTGATGAAAAAAGGAATGATCATCGACGTGGGCCATATGTCTGCAAAATCTCTGGATGGAGCGATTACTTTCGCTGAACAACAATCATATCCTGGTATAGTAACCGGTCACACTGGTGTGTATGATATGGCGAATAAAGGAAATCGTCACGAGGCAAACCCGACAGGCGCCGCACTCAAACGTATCAGCACCTTAGGTGGAATGATCGGACTTATTACCGGACAAGGAAATCTGGAAGAAGTAGGTGAGTGGAGACAGAATAGTGATAGCTCTTATATCGCACATGCTTGCGGTGGAACTAGCCAAACATTCGCTCAGTCTTACCAATATCTCAAAAATCTAATAGGTGATCCTGCTTATGACGGAAGGATCGCAATC from Leptospira selangorensis includes the following:
- a CDS encoding membrane dipeptidase; this encodes MKTRLLRGRALGVVFLAVFATSTSVFGDPYWGTFKKDGCTAIFPGKRQYSAILYGIPSGQSWETTCANMGATINGQVFTKPSRCKNTGFNMWGEFDLIEDSCEANWAATDDGGGYNWTHKNDGCQSSGTYAGKRKYSSRIWNVVGISWEEACAKLPLTIAGKTYTTPHRCVNTGGATGMWGEWYVADSSCESAPQAYNRGANDSLKRSGTLSGYVDLHTHPMANLGFGGVIFHGSPFGPAATALADCPSTSDEGHSAGHSRVEAIVQDDIIGALLGTARHDNRGYAGFPYWPANNSYTHQTMYYEWIKRAYEGGMRAMVVLAVNGDYMFGATDNGLPDIIKGIAIATDPVYDLNDMNTLRRQTQAVYDMQAWIDSQSGGPGQGWFRIVKTPAEAQSVISGGKLAVVLGAEVDYLVDCTGSNCNDSMITQGVQELYDLGLRYVFPIHLKTNGFGGAGLYNILGSGTKYDCKHYGQDCNTAGLTTYGQKVLRELMKKGMIIDVGHMSAKSLDGAITFAEQQSYPGIVTGHTGVYDMANKGNRHEANPTGAALKRISTLGGMIGLITGQGNLEEVGEWRQNSDSSYIAHACGGTSQTFAQSYQYLKNLIGDPAYDGRIAIGTDFNGFAHMPGPRYGTRACPGGTSVIAQPETSKVGYPFSPDSSIRLAATLAASPSLGKYSFGNRTFDFNTEGASHIGLMPDFFEDLRQQGLKRSDLEPVYRSADFFTTMWQNAVNRSGSIQ
- a CDS encoding LytR/AlgR family response regulator transcription factor, whose amino-acid sequence is MVRAVLVEDDKLMARTIQHYCREAFGKSLVSLKTFDELTPALYSIKENPIDLLLLDINLKGQSGYEILKLPEKDSFYTIVISSDKQNAVSAFDFGVLDFVAKPFTRERFIAAIDRMKSASASKADSMRKNSISLKKDGMIEVIRFQDILYLEASGNFTEIHLKSGRKELIRKTMESVLAELNSDFFRSHRSFIINLSEVKKILHGKGNHFKVLLGDSAEVALSRSNYNTLKDMLG
- a CDS encoding membrane dipeptidase — its product is MNYRSVRRSVFSFVVCTMFFAGSASVFADPYWGTFKKDSCTSIFPGKRQYSAILYGIPSGQSWETTCANMGATINGQVFTKPSRCKNTGLNMWGEFDVLDDSCEANWSATDDGGAYNWTHKNDGCQTSGTYAGKRKYSSRIWNVVGITWEAACAQLPITIAGKTYTTPTKCVNTSTTGMWGEWYVADSSCESAPKAYARGAQDSLKRTGTLSGYVDLHTHPMAHLGFGGVIFHGAPYGEPATALADCPSMSNEGHSAGHSRVEAIVQDDIIGALLSTAKHDNRGYASFPYWPANNSYTHQTMYYEWIKRAYEGGLRTMVVLAVNGDYMFGATDNGLPDIIKGIAIATDPVYDLNDMNTLRRQTQAVYDMQTWIDQKSGGAGLGWFRIVKSPSEAQSVIAAGKLAVVLGAEVDYLVDCTTTTCTDSMITQGVQAMYDAGLRYIFPIHLKTNGFGGAGLYNILGSGTKYDCKHYGQDCNVAGLTSYGPKIMKALMQKGMIIDVGHMSARSLEGALTYAEQQAYPGIVTGHTGVYDMANKGNRHEANPTGAALKRIIALGGMIGLIPGQGNLDEVGEWRQNSDGSYISHACGGTTQTFAQSYQYLRNLIGDQAYDGRISVGTDFNGFAHMPGPRYGTRACPGGVSTIAQPDSAKVGYPFAPDASIRKAATLSALPSLGKYTFGNRTFDFNTEGASHIGLMPDFFEDLRQQGLKRSDLEPVYRSADFFTTMWQNAVTRGASIQ
- a CDS encoding sensor histidine kinase encodes the protein MQALLRFLFGLNYRFALRQYRKAKILSSVNFAPVFTRNAYLEILIVLRYVYLILPVIILPFAFYDLVDAFSDAKDNSFVLFDLVFYAVFLTMNVLLNSGRLHRADLDRIKLFCRIGVLLLSLTGTCITVVVFPRLPEISLFSTAMFSVAIMFRFPDHTKYFIYTINYAILYGFIYYSGNREPVLLQNPLVTLFLILIFDRVSFLTLANTYLKTQRIIRLNERLREEDTNKSDMISIAVHDLKSPLSGIMSISTILRKNLKSFSDKEKKEILTDIESSSRKILGHIDDLVGIAASGFENIKIDYDIFNINSYIKSTIQNFDYQASLKRIQFHTQFDKEDLKIRSDRKAVASILDNLVSNAVKYSPPGGSIFIHSKLIKDQGDFIQIQIRDEGKGFTDEDKKLLFSRFTRLSAKPTGNEPSSGVGLYAVHRLVELLNAKISLESKPGQGATFTLLFSRMKISD